A genomic region of Kribbella sp. NBC_00382 contains the following coding sequences:
- a CDS encoding TIGR01777 family oxidoreductase — protein sequence MGLTSSTVVRASRSEVFSWYQRPGAIVRLTPPWMPVHIKREATDLANGTAVLGFPLGLEWVARHSGALPPSQFVDELDSTPLRWLVRWRHTHDFEVVTPDETRVIDRIDSNVPGVLLKSMLAYRYRQLADDLAAHDRAVAGGMRPMTVAMTGSHGTIGTPLAALLSTNGHRVIRLVRGNAAGPDERHWDVEKPDKGLLRGVDAVIHLAGASIAGRFTSAHLRAIRDSRIGPTTQLARLAAETPDGPGVFVCASAIGYYGPDRGDESLVESSARGDGLLASLVGDWERATEPAAAGGLRVVNIRTGLVQTPAGGILQLQYPLFAAGLGGPLGNGDQWQAWIGIDDLADIYHRCLYDAELAGPVNAVAPEPVRNNEYSATLARVLHRPALLRVPALGPRLILGKEGTEELALASQRVLPRRLTDLGHTFRHPDLESALRHLLGRTGQS from the coding sequence ATGGGCCTGACCAGCAGTACTGTCGTGCGGGCATCCCGCTCAGAGGTGTTCTCCTGGTATCAGCGGCCGGGCGCGATCGTGCGGCTCACGCCACCCTGGATGCCGGTACACATCAAGCGTGAGGCGACTGATCTTGCGAACGGCACCGCGGTGCTGGGCTTTCCCCTCGGCCTGGAGTGGGTGGCGCGCCACAGCGGCGCGCTGCCACCTTCGCAGTTCGTCGATGAACTGGACTCCACGCCGCTGCGGTGGCTTGTCCGCTGGCGCCATACGCACGACTTCGAGGTTGTGACGCCGGACGAAACGAGGGTGATCGACCGGATCGACAGCAATGTTCCTGGCGTTCTCCTGAAGTCGATGCTTGCCTACCGGTACCGTCAGTTGGCCGACGATCTCGCCGCACACGACCGAGCGGTCGCCGGCGGGATGCGCCCGATGACCGTCGCGATGACCGGCAGCCACGGAACGATCGGTACGCCGCTTGCGGCGCTGTTGTCGACCAATGGACATCGAGTGATCCGCCTCGTCCGCGGAAACGCCGCCGGCCCGGATGAACGGCACTGGGACGTGGAGAAGCCGGACAAAGGACTGCTGCGGGGAGTCGACGCGGTCATTCACCTGGCGGGAGCGTCGATCGCCGGCCGGTTCACTTCCGCACATCTCCGAGCGATCCGCGATTCGCGAATCGGCCCGACGACGCAGTTGGCTCGGCTTGCCGCGGAGACGCCGGACGGTCCGGGCGTTTTCGTCTGCGCATCTGCGATCGGCTACTACGGCCCAGATCGCGGCGATGAGTCGTTGGTGGAGAGCAGCGCCCGCGGTGACGGGCTGCTCGCCTCATTGGTGGGGGACTGGGAGCGCGCGACCGAACCAGCGGCCGCGGGTGGTCTTCGAGTCGTCAACATCAGAACCGGTCTGGTTCAGACACCGGCGGGCGGAATACTGCAACTGCAGTACCCGCTCTTCGCCGCAGGCCTCGGTGGTCCGCTGGGTAACGGCGATCAATGGCAAGCCTGGATCGGCATCGACGATCTGGCCGACATCTACCACCGGTGTCTGTACGACGCGGAGCTGGCTGGTCCCGTGAATGCCGTCGCACCTGAGCCGGTACGGAACAACGAGTACTCGGCAACGCTGGCTCGGGTTCTTCATCGTCCAGCGCTGCTGCGAGTGCCCGCACTCGGTCCACGCCTGATCCTTGGGAAGGAAGGAACGGAAGAGCTCGCTCTGGCCTCCCAACGAGTTCTACCTCGCAGGTTGACGGACCTCGGCCACACCTTCAGACATCCCGACCTTGAATCGGCCCTCCGCCATTTGCTGGGCCGAACGGGCCAATCCTGA
- a CDS encoding anti-sigma factor, with translation MTTPDVHALTGPYVLDAVSDDERADFEHHLATCADCSTDVSDLRESVTKLSVYVATPPPTSLKSKVMSSILESRQLSPLGRFAPTASRKAGPPRFARRSLVLAAAFLAIAGVGVAALDQYRENTATAAVSARATTILTQPDARTIHGTVTGGGQATVVLSSRQDAAVVLVRDLLPLSGHKTYQMWLVDAEQNARSVGLIGDDPLRPTVVTGGLSGQVAFAVTIEPDGGSATPTLPPGGLDPVVPLNAATA, from the coding sequence GTGACAACACCAGACGTCCATGCCTTGACCGGTCCCTACGTCCTGGACGCGGTATCAGACGACGAGCGAGCCGACTTCGAACACCACCTCGCCACCTGCGCCGACTGCAGTACCGACGTGAGCGACCTCCGCGAGTCCGTCACCAAACTCAGCGTCTACGTCGCCACACCGCCTCCGACCAGCCTCAAGTCGAAGGTGATGAGCTCGATACTGGAGAGTCGGCAACTTTCACCCCTGGGCCGTTTCGCGCCCACCGCATCGCGGAAAGCGGGCCCTCCGAGGTTCGCTCGGCGTTCACTTGTCCTGGCAGCAGCCTTTCTGGCGATCGCGGGCGTCGGAGTCGCTGCACTGGATCAGTACCGCGAGAACACAGCAACGGCGGCTGTCAGCGCCCGGGCCACCACGATCCTGACCCAGCCGGACGCCCGGACCATTCACGGCACCGTCACCGGCGGCGGGCAGGCCACCGTCGTGCTGTCCAGCCGGCAGGACGCCGCGGTCGTCCTCGTTCGCGATCTGTTGCCCCTATCAGGACACAAGACGTATCAGATGTGGCTCGTCGACGCCGAGCAGAACGCGCGCTCGGTCGGGCTGATCGGCGACGACCCGCTCCGCCCAACTGTCGTCACGGGCGGCTTGTCCGGCCAGGTCGCCTTTGCCGTCACGATCGAGCCTGACGGTGGCTCCGCGACCCCCACCCTCCCGCCGGGCGGCCTCGACCCAGTCGTTCCGCTGAATGCAGCAACCGCCTGA
- a CDS encoding class E sortase, with protein MRAWKPVYRWLAASTGFVALIAVGVVVFGPDSKQVAAGDSPGVASTPSAKATAAEPDALVNRMLDQIREGKPVESQFAPGEGNPAAGVPIEAIKAKPGEQLRLGRLAIPKLAVDQPLNNGVDEAALVHGVGHWPGTPLPGGPGNSVISGHRSTNEKPFLYLDRLRPGDPITVTVGAKSTTYKVFKTTIVPQAEYVKFVLRQPADRGDRVITLFACNPITAHFQRIVVQARAA; from the coding sequence ATGAGAGCTTGGAAACCGGTCTATCGATGGCTGGCGGCAAGTACTGGCTTCGTGGCGCTGATCGCTGTCGGAGTCGTTGTCTTCGGCCCCGACAGCAAGCAAGTCGCCGCTGGTGATTCCCCGGGTGTCGCGAGTACTCCATCGGCCAAGGCCACGGCTGCTGAGCCCGATGCGTTGGTGAATCGGATGCTGGACCAGATTCGCGAGGGCAAGCCGGTCGAGTCGCAGTTCGCTCCGGGTGAAGGCAATCCGGCCGCCGGTGTGCCGATCGAGGCGATCAAAGCCAAGCCCGGCGAGCAATTGCGCCTTGGGCGGTTGGCGATTCCGAAGCTGGCTGTGGATCAGCCACTGAACAACGGGGTCGACGAGGCCGCGCTTGTCCATGGTGTCGGGCACTGGCCCGGTACGCCGTTGCCGGGCGGGCCTGGCAACAGCGTGATCAGCGGCCATCGCAGTACGAACGAGAAGCCCTTCCTGTACCTCGACCGGCTCCGGCCCGGTGACCCGATCACCGTGACGGTCGGGGCGAAAAGTACGACGTACAAGGTCTTCAAGACCACGATCGTGCCGCAGGCCGAGTACGTGAAGTTCGTGCTGCGGCAGCCGGCCGATCGAGGCGACCGGGTGATCACCCTGTTCGCCTGCAATCCCATCACCGCTCATTTCCAGCGCATCGTCGTCCAGGCGCGCGCTGCCTGA
- a CDS encoding ferritin-like domain-containing protein: MFDKLFIRNAIDRSAENGVDRRKFLRAAGVTGVGAGLVGGGLLAGGVFSPATADTEGHTTELAKPSDGAVLNFALNLEYLEAEFYLRAVRGFGLSATDVYGKGRLGGVRGGRKVKFQSKVVKAYAEEIAADELAHVKFLRKALGTAAVARPSIDIDAAFTSAATAAGLIKPGQKFDAYANENNFLLAAYVFEDVGVTAYKGAAPLITNKTYLEAAAGILAVEAYHAANIRTTLVARGLQVPSVAISNARDSLDGKADLDQGTTYHGKTNIIPTDANGIAFSRGADQVLNIVYLTPKKATKGGFFPAGVNGQINTSRANA; encoded by the coding sequence ATGTTCGACAAGCTGTTCATCCGCAACGCGATCGATCGGAGCGCCGAGAACGGCGTCGATCGGCGGAAATTCCTCCGCGCCGCCGGCGTCACCGGTGTCGGCGCCGGACTGGTCGGCGGCGGCCTGCTCGCGGGCGGTGTCTTCAGCCCCGCGACCGCGGACACCGAAGGCCACACCACGGAGCTGGCCAAGCCGAGCGACGGCGCGGTGCTGAACTTCGCGCTCAACCTGGAGTACCTGGAGGCCGAGTTCTACCTGCGCGCGGTCCGTGGCTTCGGGCTGTCCGCTACCGATGTCTACGGCAAGGGCAGGCTCGGCGGCGTTCGGGGCGGTCGCAAGGTCAAGTTCCAGTCGAAGGTCGTCAAGGCCTACGCCGAGGAGATCGCCGCTGACGAACTCGCCCACGTGAAGTTCCTGCGCAAGGCCCTCGGTACCGCGGCAGTGGCGCGTCCGTCGATCGACATCGACGCCGCGTTCACCTCCGCGGCAACGGCGGCCGGACTGATCAAGCCCGGACAGAAATTCGATGCCTACGCCAACGAGAACAACTTCCTGCTCGCGGCCTACGTCTTCGAAGACGTCGGCGTCACCGCGTACAAGGGCGCAGCACCGCTGATCACCAACAAGACCTACCTCGAGGCCGCCGCCGGCATCCTCGCGGTCGAGGCCTATCACGCGGCCAACATCCGTACCACGCTGGTCGCGCGCGGCCTGCAGGTCCCGTCGGTCGCGATCTCCAACGCCCGCGACAGCCTCGACGGCAAGGCGGACCTCGACCAGGGCACCACCTACCACGGCAAGACCAACATCATCCCGACCGACGCCAACGGCATCGCCTTCAGCCGCGGCGCCGACCAGGTCCTCAACATCGTCTACCTGACGCCCAAGAAGGCCACCAAGGGCGGGTTCTTCCCGGCCGGCGTGAACGGCCAAATCAACACCAGCCGCGCCAACGCCTGA
- a CDS encoding ferritin-like domain-containing protein: MGIKAIFGGRPVLEFADEHSRRSFLRNAALIGVGVTYVATRAGDPVAFGTADRGFAANDANASDLDILNYALTLEYLESAFYTAGLKAKVLKGRELELVDPIQQHEADHVAVVRSTIVQLGGKPVAQPKVKFPAGTFANRASFLKTAGVFEELGVKAYHGQVPLVKNPELLGAAASIAGVESRHAAIIAQLTGGNPFPAPIEAHLAMGPVLQAAMPFIAK, encoded by the coding sequence ATGGGTATCAAAGCTATCTTCGGGGGCCGTCCGGTCCTCGAGTTCGCCGACGAGCACAGCCGCCGCAGCTTCCTGCGCAACGCCGCACTGATCGGCGTCGGAGTCACCTACGTCGCAACTCGGGCGGGTGACCCGGTCGCGTTCGGTACCGCGGATCGCGGGTTCGCCGCGAACGATGCGAACGCGAGCGATCTGGACATCCTCAACTACGCGCTGACACTGGAGTACCTGGAGTCCGCGTTCTACACCGCAGGGCTGAAGGCGAAGGTGCTGAAGGGCCGCGAGCTGGAGCTGGTCGATCCGATCCAGCAGCACGAGGCCGACCACGTCGCCGTGGTCCGCTCCACGATCGTGCAGCTCGGTGGCAAGCCGGTCGCGCAGCCGAAGGTGAAGTTCCCGGCCGGTACTTTCGCCAACCGCGCGTCGTTCCTGAAGACCGCGGGTGTCTTCGAGGAACTCGGCGTGAAGGCGTACCACGGGCAGGTACCGCTGGTGAAGAACCCCGAACTGCTCGGGGCCGCGGCATCCATCGCGGGCGTCGAGTCACGGCACGCCGCGATCATCGCCCAGCTCACCGGTGGCAACCCGTTCCCGGCGCCGATCGAGGCCCACCTGGCGATGGGGCCGGTCCTGCAGGCCGCCATGCCGTTCATCGCGAAGTAG
- a CDS encoding flavodoxin domain-containing protein, with the protein MSAKVLVAYATKMGATAEIAEAIGAELRAHGHQVDVCEVRQVQSIDSYDAVVLGSAVYLRRWRREAVGFLRKYAEALRQRQVWLFHSGPVGPKRDDLQPMPPNVNRLAHRIGATPAMTFAGRLVPEHSKGLIARRMARTELSGDARDWKLIAAWAEDLSAAISSLEANSRHRPGAQEAPQ; encoded by the coding sequence ATGTCCGCAAAGGTTCTGGTGGCCTACGCCACCAAGATGGGCGCGACCGCTGAGATCGCCGAGGCGATCGGGGCCGAACTCCGTGCGCACGGTCATCAGGTCGACGTCTGCGAGGTGCGGCAGGTTCAGTCGATCGACAGTTACGACGCCGTGGTGCTGGGGAGTGCGGTCTACCTGCGGCGCTGGCGGCGCGAGGCTGTCGGCTTCCTTCGCAAGTACGCCGAGGCGTTGCGCCAGCGGCAGGTCTGGTTGTTCCACAGCGGTCCGGTCGGACCCAAGCGCGACGACCTTCAGCCGATGCCGCCCAACGTGAACCGGCTGGCCCACCGGATCGGCGCGACCCCTGCCATGACCTTCGCCGGCCGGCTCGTACCGGAGCATTCCAAAGGGCTCATCGCCCGCCGAATGGCCCGCACCGAACTGAGCGGCGACGCCAGGGACTGGAAACTCATCGCAGCCTGGGCAGAAGACCTCTCCGCGGCGATCTCCTCGCTCGAGGCCAACTCGCGCCACCGCCCGGGAGCTCAGGAGGCACCGCAATGA
- a CDS encoding sigma-70 family RNA polymerase sigma factor, with the protein MNQPIGLPWPGDGELPPSLDGALMARVAGGDTQAYSALFDLLSPRIFGLVRRVLRNPAQSEEVTQEVMVEIWRTAARYDASRGSVSAWALTMAHRRAIDRVRSEQSASDRDHVVGMRSAEIDFDQVTDAVVNNLEAEQVRRCLGSLTDLQRESITLAYYQGYTYTEVATLLEAKVPTVKARMRDGLVRLRDCLGIAGE; encoded by the coding sequence GTGAACCAACCCATCGGTCTGCCCTGGCCGGGGGACGGCGAGCTTCCGCCGTCGCTGGACGGCGCCCTGATGGCTCGTGTCGCCGGCGGGGACACTCAGGCGTACAGCGCGTTGTTCGACCTGTTGTCGCCGCGGATCTTCGGACTCGTACGCCGGGTGCTGCGGAACCCGGCACAGTCGGAGGAAGTGACGCAGGAGGTCATGGTCGAGATCTGGCGTACCGCGGCGCGCTACGACGCTTCCCGTGGCTCGGTGAGCGCTTGGGCGCTGACCATGGCGCATCGGCGGGCGATCGACCGGGTTCGGTCCGAGCAGTCCGCCAGCGATCGTGATCATGTGGTTGGGATGCGGTCTGCCGAGATCGACTTCGACCAGGTGACGGACGCGGTCGTGAACAACCTCGAGGCCGAGCAGGTTCGGCGTTGTCTGGGGTCGTTGACCGATTTGCAGCGGGAGTCGATCACGCTGGCCTACTACCAGGGATATACCTACACCGAGGTCGCCACGTTGCTGGAGGCGAAGGTGCCGACGGTCAAGGCGAGGATGCGCGACGGTCTGGTACGGCTGCGCGACTGCCTCGGCATCGCGGGGGAGTGA
- a CDS encoding ferritin-like domain-containing protein produces the protein MTDTTRDLIHGNASAVPSSVALGALNNGFHLASAKDFGSDIDVLNYALTLEYLEAEFYRQGNKANLVSGKEKQYLMQIGADEASHVATLTATIQKLGGSPVGAPAVDFGGAFETRKSYLTTAHIFENKGVGAYLGAAGFVKDKMILQAAAGIFGVEARHAAVVGNLLGLKAEGGVYQGPFEKGIAKADVLKAVAPFLVDPNKVVAAITY, from the coding sequence ATGACTGACACGACTCGTGACCTGATCCATGGCAACGCCTCCGCAGTACCGTCGTCGGTTGCGCTGGGTGCCCTGAACAACGGCTTCCACCTGGCCAGTGCGAAGGACTTCGGCAGCGACATCGACGTACTCAACTACGCCCTCACGCTGGAGTACCTCGAGGCCGAGTTCTACCGCCAGGGCAACAAGGCGAATCTCGTCTCCGGCAAAGAGAAGCAGTACCTAATGCAGATCGGCGCCGACGAGGCCTCCCACGTGGCGACCCTGACCGCGACGATCCAGAAACTCGGCGGTTCACCGGTCGGTGCGCCCGCCGTCGACTTCGGCGGCGCCTTCGAGACCCGCAAGTCCTACCTGACCACCGCCCACATCTTCGAGAACAAGGGCGTCGGCGCCTACCTCGGCGCAGCCGGTTTCGTGAAGGACAAGATGATCCTCCAAGCCGCGGCCGGCATCTTCGGCGTCGAAGCCCGCCACGCCGCCGTCGTCGGCAACCTGCTCGGCCTCAAAGCCGAAGGCGGCGTCTACCAAGGCCCCTTCGAAAAGGGCATCGCCAAAGCCGACGTCCTCAAGGCCGTAGCCCCGTTCCTCGTCGACCCCAACAAGGTCGTCGCCGCAATCACCTACTGA
- a CDS encoding twin-arginine translocase TatA/TatE family subunit, whose product MLTLLGMPQGAEWLVILAIVVLLFGSAKLPALVKQLGKSKKIWEEEVTSHKKTPDAELPADIPEHRN is encoded by the coding sequence ATGCTGACACTTCTCGGAATGCCTCAGGGCGCGGAGTGGCTCGTCATTCTCGCGATCGTGGTGCTGCTGTTCGGGTCGGCCAAGCTGCCGGCGCTGGTGAAGCAGCTCGGCAAGTCGAAGAAGATCTGGGAAGAAGAGGTCACGTCGCACAAGAAGACGCCGGACGCCGAACTCCCCGCTGATATTCCAGAACACCGGAACTAA
- a CDS encoding anti-sigma factor, translated as MNEDIHTLAGPYALDALDEDERILFEQHLPHCTVCAAEVAEFRETAAKLSTDVAMAPPRGMKDALMASIAQVEQLPAVPEAAEPVNRAVPQPVVARRTVGRRSLLALAAALVIVAGAGGIAVDQYRKNSSTQRATEQIAAVLAQPDAQTLHGSLAGGGEATMVASSRGDAAVVVLSSLPALPSEKTYQLWLIDKSKAAHSIGLAEASSSSQTKILAGGVTGKVAFGITVEPKGGSRQPTMPAAVIIPIAT; from the coding sequence ATGAACGAAGACATCCACACGCTGGCCGGCCCGTACGCGCTCGATGCGCTGGACGAGGACGAGCGGATCCTGTTCGAGCAGCATCTGCCGCACTGCACGGTTTGTGCCGCGGAGGTGGCGGAGTTCCGTGAGACCGCGGCCAAGCTGAGCACTGACGTCGCCATGGCGCCTCCACGGGGTATGAAGGATGCGCTGATGGCCTCGATCGCGCAGGTCGAGCAGTTGCCAGCGGTGCCCGAGGCTGCGGAGCCCGTGAATCGCGCTGTTCCTCAGCCGGTCGTGGCTCGTCGGACCGTTGGCCGACGTTCTCTGCTGGCGCTCGCGGCGGCCCTGGTGATCGTTGCAGGTGCAGGCGGGATCGCTGTCGATCAGTACCGGAAGAATTCGTCGACCCAGCGCGCCACCGAGCAGATCGCGGCGGTCCTGGCCCAACCCGACGCGCAGACGCTGCACGGCTCTTTGGCCGGTGGCGGTGAGGCAACCATGGTCGCCTCCAGCCGTGGGGACGCAGCCGTGGTGGTGCTCAGTAGTCTGCCCGCCTTGCCGTCGGAGAAGACGTACCAACTCTGGCTCATCGACAAGTCGAAGGCTGCTCACTCGATCGGACTCGCCGAGGCGTCCTCCTCCAGCCAGACCAAAATCCTGGCCGGCGGCGTGACCGGCAAGGTCGCCTTCGGCATCACCGTCGAACCCAAAGGTGGCTCGCGGCAGCCGACGATGCCCGCCGCGGTCATCATCCCCATAGCCACCTGA
- a CDS encoding fasciclin domain-containing protein — protein sequence MSHTIKRVALAASAVSLLFATVACGSDDNKSSSSPSTSTSTSTSTSVDTPSATPSVDNAAGLVGPGCADYAKANPTGAGSVDGMAAAPVATAASGNPLLKTLVASVSGKLNPKVDLVSTLNGGEFTVFAPVDSAFAKIPAATITTLKTNSALLTKILTYHVVAGQLDPAAVVGKHATVEKGSLTVTGSGNNLMVNNAKVICGGVKTANATVYLIDTVLMPPAA from the coding sequence ATGTCCCACACCATCAAGCGTGTAGCCCTCGCGGCCTCTGCAGTTTCGTTGCTTTTCGCAACTGTTGCCTGCGGCAGCGATGACAACAAGTCGAGCAGCAGCCCGTCGACCAGCACCTCGACCTCGACCTCGACCTCGGTCGACACCCCGTCCGCAACGCCGTCGGTCGACAACGCCGCTGGTCTGGTCGGCCCCGGCTGCGCCGACTACGCGAAGGCGAACCCGACCGGTGCCGGTTCGGTCGACGGTATGGCCGCCGCGCCGGTCGCGACGGCTGCCTCGGGCAACCCGCTGCTCAAGACGCTCGTGGCGTCGGTGTCGGGCAAGCTGAACCCGAAGGTCGACCTGGTCTCCACGCTCAACGGCGGCGAGTTCACCGTGTTCGCGCCGGTTGACTCCGCGTTCGCGAAGATCCCGGCCGCGACGATCACCACGCTGAAGACCAACTCCGCGCTGCTGACTAAGATCCTGACCTACCACGTCGTCGCGGGTCAGCTCGACCCGGCCGCGGTCGTCGGCAAGCACGCCACGGTCGAGAAGGGCTCGCTGACCGTCACCGGTTCGGGCAACAACCTGATGGTCAACAACGCCAAGGTCATCTGCGGCGGCGTGAAGACCGCCAACGCGACCGTGTACCTGATCGACACCGTTCTGATGCCGCCGGCGGCCTGA
- a CDS encoding isocitrate lyase/PEP mutase family protein has translation MTDLAAKASELLRLHHTGETLVLPTVWDAWSARAVVEAGFPALSIGSHPLANSRGQEDNEGMTLADALDGVSRITAAVDVPVTADVESGYDTPAAELVERVLEAGAVGINVEDTVHSEGRLRDVQEHADYIGALRAAADQAGVELVINARTDAFLGKVARFDDPLAEAVRRSQACEAAGARCVYPVKIPDAKSLDVLLAELSGPLNVTAHPVDGAPSGSFEDLKEAGVQRITFGPLLQVALTKKIAELVKPWR, from the coding sequence ATGACCGACCTCGCCGCAAAGGCCAGCGAGCTGCTCCGGCTCCATCACACCGGCGAAACGCTGGTACTGCCGACCGTCTGGGATGCCTGGTCGGCTCGTGCAGTCGTCGAGGCCGGTTTCCCGGCGCTGAGCATCGGCAGTCACCCACTCGCCAACTCCCGCGGTCAGGAGGACAACGAGGGTATGACGCTGGCGGACGCGCTCGACGGGGTCAGCCGCATCACGGCCGCGGTCGACGTACCGGTGACCGCTGATGTGGAGTCGGGGTACGACACCCCGGCGGCCGAGCTGGTCGAGCGGGTGCTGGAGGCCGGTGCCGTCGGCATCAATGTCGAGGACACGGTCCACAGTGAGGGCCGGTTGCGGGACGTACAGGAGCACGCCGACTACATCGGCGCTCTACGGGCAGCGGCCGACCAGGCCGGTGTCGAGTTGGTCATCAACGCACGCACCGACGCGTTCTTGGGCAAGGTAGCCAGGTTCGACGACCCGCTGGCCGAAGCGGTACGCCGATCACAGGCGTGCGAGGCCGCGGGCGCGCGCTGCGTTTATCCCGTGAAGATCCCGGATGCCAAGAGCCTCGATGTTCTGTTGGCGGAGCTGTCCGGTCCGCTCAATGTGACAGCTCACCCGGTCGATGGGGCGCCGTCGGGGTCGTTCGAGGACCTGAAGGAGGCCGGGGTCCAGCGGATCACCTTCGGCCCGCTGCTGCAGGTTGCGCTGACCAAGAAGATCGCTGAGCTGGTCAAGCCCTGGCGCTGA
- the tatC gene encoding twin-arginine translocase subunit TatC, with the protein MALDQLDSVEETGDGRMSLRGHITELRNRLLIGVLAIVVCTVAAWFVYDEAFKLLTAPFQESVRQLGPKRGDTTPILTLPGVGDALTLRIKVSALIGVVLAGPIWLYQLWAFIAPGLHRSEKKWAMLFASIATPLFAGGMAVAYWTLPKGIAILISFTPDAVQNLIEIPHYLDFVIRTMLVFGIAFLIPLVVVLLNMLGLVPASALSRFRPYIILVIFVFAAVATPSGDPFTMCLLAIPMCLLFFIAEVICRINDKRRSRAALEV; encoded by the coding sequence GTGGCTCTCGACCAGCTCGACTCCGTGGAGGAGACCGGTGACGGTCGGATGAGCCTGCGCGGGCACATCACGGAGCTGCGCAACCGGCTGCTCATCGGCGTGCTCGCGATCGTGGTCTGTACCGTTGCAGCCTGGTTCGTCTACGACGAGGCGTTCAAGCTGTTGACCGCGCCGTTCCAGGAGAGCGTTCGGCAGCTGGGCCCCAAGAGGGGTGACACGACTCCGATTCTGACGCTGCCGGGCGTTGGGGACGCACTGACTCTCCGGATCAAGGTTTCGGCGCTGATCGGTGTCGTTCTGGCCGGACCGATCTGGCTCTATCAGTTGTGGGCGTTCATCGCGCCCGGGCTGCACCGCAGCGAGAAGAAGTGGGCGATGCTGTTCGCCTCGATCGCCACACCGTTGTTCGCCGGCGGTATGGCGGTGGCCTACTGGACGCTGCCGAAGGGCATCGCGATCCTGATCAGCTTCACCCCGGACGCGGTCCAGAACCTGATCGAGATCCCGCATTATCTGGACTTCGTGATCCGGACGATGCTGGTCTTCGGGATCGCGTTCCTGATCCCGCTGGTCGTCGTCCTGCTGAACATGCTCGGCCTGGTGCCCGCCTCGGCGCTGAGCAGGTTTCGCCCCTACATCATCCTGGTGATCTTCGTCTTCGCCGCCGTCGCGACGCCGTCGGGTGACCCGTTCACGATGTGCCTGCTGGCGATCCCGATGTGTCTGCTGTTCTTCATCGCCGAGGTGATCTGCCGGATCAACGACAAACGCCGCAGCCGCGCAGCCTTGGAGGTCTGA